A region of the Streptomyces sp. NBC_00442 genome:
GACGCGGGCTGGTGATCCCCGGCAGGGGGGCCAGCGGGAGTGCGGCCCACACGATCTTTCCGCCGCTCGCGGTCTGCTCGACGTCGCACACCCCGCCGGCCTCCTCGGTGATCTCCCGGACCAGGAGCAGCCCCCGGCCGCCGGTCTGGGCGTAGTCCGCCTCCAGGGCCTTGGGGCGGTAGGGGTGGTTGTCCTCCACGGACACCCGGATCCATTCCGCCCCGATGGCCACCTCGACGGCGACCTCCGGGGAGAGCAGGGCCGCGTGTCTGACCGCGTTGGTGACCAGCTCCGAGACGATGAGCAGCAGGCCCTGTACGAGGTCGTCGTGGGCCGGCACGCCCTGGCGCCGCAGCAGGTCGCGCACCGCGTGCCGGGCCTGCGGCACGGAGACGTCGACGGCGGGGGCGGTGAACCGCCACACGCCTTCGTAC
Encoded here:
- a CDS encoding ATP-binding protein yields the protein MEIRGSLPPEPAAPVRQQAYEGVWRFTAPAVDVSVPQARHAVRDLLRRQGVPAHDDLVQGLLLIVSELVTNAVRHAALLSPEVAVEVAIGAEWIRVSVEDNHPYRPKALEADYAQTGGRGLLLVREITEEAGGVCDVEQTASGGKIVWAALPLAPLPGITSPRRAP